A window from Verrucomicrobiia bacterium encodes these proteins:
- a CDS encoding twitching motility protein, with amino-acid sequence MRRPELDHILTTMLDSQPEVSDLLFTADKPLQVESFGELKPVDLDPQIEKLTPYQTEMIALNLVGENQWHIEDLLRRGSCDSAYTLGERARFRVNIFSQRGNYSIVCRQLNTEIPTLEQLKLPEIIRLVPREKTGLVL; translated from the coding sequence ATGCGCCGTCCTGAACTCGATCACATCCTGACCACGATGCTGGATTCCCAGCCCGAGGTTTCCGACCTGCTGTTCACCGCGGACAAACCGCTCCAGGTGGAATCGTTCGGCGAATTGAAACCCGTGGATCTCGATCCGCAGATTGAAAAACTCACGCCCTATCAAACAGAGATGATCGCCCTGAATCTCGTGGGCGAGAACCAATGGCACATCGAGGATCTGCTGCGCCGGGGCTCGTGTGACTCAGCTTACACCCTGGGCGAACGCGCCCGCTTCCGCGTCAACATATTCTCCCAGCGCGGCAATTACTCCATCGTTTGCCGCCAGCTCAACACCGAGATTCCCACGCTCGAGCAGCTCAAGCTGCCCGAAATCATCCGCCTCGTCCCCCGCGAAAAAACCGGTCTCGTCCT